From Lolium perenne isolate Kyuss_39 chromosome 5, Kyuss_2.0, whole genome shotgun sequence, a single genomic window includes:
- the LOC127304001 gene encoding uncharacterized protein codes for MESTHTHKIQNRSKNGEDEFWRARSTLPPSVLRFAPTLSILSVMCNRHKIRFPSVAGGDVQFPRIKQLTFKGVIISEADLHGVLAGCHVLESLVLSELDGVSGVRISSSTLRSLGVSSGFGNEPEEVLEQVIVEDAPNLEKFFLDGAEYCLSIRVVWARTQTGVVGFTRQHGRSTGSAG; via the coding sequence ATGGagtccacacacacacacaaaattcAAAACCGCTCGAAAAACGGCGAGGATGAATTTTGGCGAGCGCGTTCTACGCTGCCGCCGTCCGTCCTCCGGTTCGCGCCCACCCTCAGCATCCTCAGCGTCATGTGCAACCGCCACAAGATCCGTTTCCCCTCCGTGGCCGGCGGCGATGTACAATTCCCCCGCATCAAGCAGCTCACCTTTAAAGGTGTCATCATCTCGGAGGCCGACCTCCACGGCGTTCTTGCCGGATGCCATGTGCTGGAGAGCTTGGTGCTTAGTGAGCTGGATGGCGTCTCTGGCGTTCGGATCAGCTCCTCCACCCTAAGGAGCCTCGGTGTCTcctctggttttggaaatgagccAGAAGAAGTGTTGGAACAGGTGATTGTTGAGGATGCCCCCAACCTAGAAAAGTTCTTCCTAGATGGAGCAGAGTACTGCCTATCGATTCGCGTGGTTTGGGCACGTACCCAAACAGGAGTTGTTGGGTTCACGCGGCAGCACGGACGCAGCACCGGGTCAGCCGGTTGA